The following are encoded together in the Tripterygium wilfordii isolate XIE 37 chromosome 3, ASM1340144v1, whole genome shotgun sequence genome:
- the LOC119995145 gene encoding glucan endo-1,3-beta-glucosidase 3-like isoform X2, translating to MDALLPLLLVLAVSAVSADEDAFIGVNLGTDLSDMPNPTQVVALLKAQNIRHVRLYDADRAMLLALANTGIHVTVSVPNDQLLGIGQSNATAANWVARNVIAYVPATNITAIAVGSEVLTALSNAAPVLVSALNFIHSALVASNLDGQIKVSTPYSSSLILDSFPPSQAFFNRSWDPVVVPLLKFLQSTGSHLMLNVYPYYDYVQSNGVIPLDYALFRPLPANKEAVDANTLLHYTNVFDAIVDAAYFAMSYLNFTNVPIVVTESGWPSKGDSSEPDATLDNANTYNSNLIRHVLNNTGTPKRPGIAVNTYIYELYNEDLRPGSVSEKNWGLFDANGVPVYILHLTGGGTVLANDTTNQTFCIARPDADKKMLQAALDWACGPGKVDCSTLLQGQPCYDPDTVVAHSTYAFNAYFQKMAKSPGTCDFKGVATITTTDPMVGKMEPS from the exons ATGGATGCATTGCTGCCTCTGCTACTTGTTTTGGCAGTGTCCGCTGTTTCTGCTGATGAAG ATGCCTTCATTGGTGTGAACCTTGGTACAGACCTCTCTGACATGCCAAATCCAACTCAGGTTGTGGCTCTTCTAAAGGCTCAGAATATACGACATGTCAGGCTTTATGATGCAGATCGAGCAATGCTTCTCGCACTTGCTAACACAGGCATTCATGTGACCGTGTCTGTTCCCAATGACCAGCTTCTGGGCATTGGTCAATCCAATGCCACTGCAGCCAATTGGGTTGCTCGCAATGTAATAGCCTATGTCCCTGCCACCAACATTACAGCCATAGCCGTCGGATCTGAAGTCCTAACTGCCCTCTCAAATGCTGCTCCAGTCTTAGTTTCTGCCTTGAATTTCATCCACTCTGCCCTTGTTGCTTCTAATCTTGATGGCCAAATCAAAGTCTCCACCCCATACTCATCTTCCCTTATCCTGGATTCCTTTCCACCTTCCCAAGCTTTCTTTAATCGTTCATGGGATCCAGTCGTGGTTCCCTTACTCAAATTTTTGCAATCCACCGGATCACACCTTATGCTCAATGTTTACCCGTACTATGATTATGTGCAATCGAATGGTGTGATCCCATTGGACTATGCACTTTTCCGGCCCCTCCCTGCTAACAAGGAAGCCGTGGATGCCAACACACTCCTTCACTACACTAATGTCTTTGATGCTATTGTTGATGCAGCATATTTTGCAATGTCCTACCTGAACTTTACTAATGTTCCAATAGTAGTAACTGAATCTGGTTGGCCATCCAAGGGTGACTCTTCGGAGCCGGATGCAACACTTGACAATGCGAACACATACAACAGTAACTTGATCAGGCATGTGCTTAACAACACAGGGACACCCAAACGCCCTGGGATTGCGGTTAACACTTATATTTATGAGCTTTACAACGAGGATTTGAGACCTGGGTCGGTATCTGAAAAGAACTGGGGACTTTTCGATGCCAATGGGGTGCCTGTTTATATCTTGCATTTGACGGGTGGTGGGACCGTGTTGGCAAATGATACTACAAACCAGACATTTTGCATTGCAAGGCCAGATGCTGATAAAAAGATGTTACAGGCAGCGTTGGATTGGGCTTGTGGACCTGGGAAAGTTGATTGCTCAACCTTATTGCAGGGGCAGCCTTGTTATGATCCCGATACCGTGGTTGCACATTCAACATATGCTTTCAATGCATACTTCCAGAAGATGGCTAAGTCTCCAGGGACCTGTGATTTCAAAGGGGTTGCTACCATCACTACCACTGATCCAA TGGTGGGAAAAATGGAACCTTCCTAA
- the LOC119995145 gene encoding glucan endo-1,3-beta-glucosidase 3-like isoform X1: MDALLPLLLVLAVSAVSADEDAFIGVNLGTDLSDMPNPTQVVALLKAQNIRHVRLYDADRAMLLALANTGIHVTVSVPNDQLLGIGQSNATAANWVARNVIAYVPATNITAIAVGSEVLTALSNAAPVLVSALNFIHSALVASNLDGQIKVSTPYSSSLILDSFPPSQAFFNRSWDPVVVPLLKFLQSTGSHLMLNVYPYYDYVQSNGVIPLDYALFRPLPANKEAVDANTLLHYTNVFDAIVDAAYFAMSYLNFTNVPIVVTESGWPSKGDSSEPDATLDNANTYNSNLIRHVLNNTGTPKRPGIAVNTYIYELYNEDLRPGSVSEKNWGLFDANGVPVYILHLTGGGTVLANDTTNQTFCIARPDADKKMLQAALDWACGPGKVDCSTLLQGQPCYDPDTVVAHSTYAFNAYFQKMAKSPGTCDFKGVATITTTDPSHGSCIFPGSGGKNGTFLNGTSLAPSSNSTTDASSCAVYFRGVGSFTTSVISGLLLMVAVFL; this comes from the exons ATGGATGCATTGCTGCCTCTGCTACTTGTTTTGGCAGTGTCCGCTGTTTCTGCTGATGAAG ATGCCTTCATTGGTGTGAACCTTGGTACAGACCTCTCTGACATGCCAAATCCAACTCAGGTTGTGGCTCTTCTAAAGGCTCAGAATATACGACATGTCAGGCTTTATGATGCAGATCGAGCAATGCTTCTCGCACTTGCTAACACAGGCATTCATGTGACCGTGTCTGTTCCCAATGACCAGCTTCTGGGCATTGGTCAATCCAATGCCACTGCAGCCAATTGGGTTGCTCGCAATGTAATAGCCTATGTCCCTGCCACCAACATTACAGCCATAGCCGTCGGATCTGAAGTCCTAACTGCCCTCTCAAATGCTGCTCCAGTCTTAGTTTCTGCCTTGAATTTCATCCACTCTGCCCTTGTTGCTTCTAATCTTGATGGCCAAATCAAAGTCTCCACCCCATACTCATCTTCCCTTATCCTGGATTCCTTTCCACCTTCCCAAGCTTTCTTTAATCGTTCATGGGATCCAGTCGTGGTTCCCTTACTCAAATTTTTGCAATCCACCGGATCACACCTTATGCTCAATGTTTACCCGTACTATGATTATGTGCAATCGAATGGTGTGATCCCATTGGACTATGCACTTTTCCGGCCCCTCCCTGCTAACAAGGAAGCCGTGGATGCCAACACACTCCTTCACTACACTAATGTCTTTGATGCTATTGTTGATGCAGCATATTTTGCAATGTCCTACCTGAACTTTACTAATGTTCCAATAGTAGTAACTGAATCTGGTTGGCCATCCAAGGGTGACTCTTCGGAGCCGGATGCAACACTTGACAATGCGAACACATACAACAGTAACTTGATCAGGCATGTGCTTAACAACACAGGGACACCCAAACGCCCTGGGATTGCGGTTAACACTTATATTTATGAGCTTTACAACGAGGATTTGAGACCTGGGTCGGTATCTGAAAAGAACTGGGGACTTTTCGATGCCAATGGGGTGCCTGTTTATATCTTGCATTTGACGGGTGGTGGGACCGTGTTGGCAAATGATACTACAAACCAGACATTTTGCATTGCAAGGCCAGATGCTGATAAAAAGATGTTACAGGCAGCGTTGGATTGGGCTTGTGGACCTGGGAAAGTTGATTGCTCAACCTTATTGCAGGGGCAGCCTTGTTATGATCCCGATACCGTGGTTGCACATTCAACATATGCTTTCAATGCATACTTCCAGAAGATGGCTAAGTCTCCAGGGACCTGTGATTTCAAAGGGGTTGCTACCATCACTACCACTGATCCAA GTCATGGTTCTTGTATTTTTCCGGGGAG TGGTGGGAAAAATGGAACCTTCCTAAATGGCACATCACTGGCTCCGTCTTCAAATTCAACAACAGATGCTAGCAGCTGTGCGGTGTATTTCCGTGGTGTCGGTTCTTTTACAACCTCTGTGATCTCAGGCCTTTTACTTATGGTTGCAGTGTTCTTGTAA
- the LOC119995346 gene encoding protein PLANT CADMIUM RESISTANCE 2-like produces MYANKHPYESFFASLPPHTAPSVISTDLEDHKEINYSTQPIVVTAGVRSKQRVPWSSGLCDCLSDRRTCCRTFWCPCVTFGQIAEIVDKGSSSCGVNGALYTLISCVTCCCCWYSCFYRAKMRQQHSLKEDPCRDCLVHLCCECCALCQEYRELTTRGYDLSIGWHGNMEKKNRKLEMAEITAPMVEEGMNR; encoded by the exons ATGTACGCGAATAAACACCCTTACGAGAGCTTCTTCGCCTCCCTACCACCACATACGGCGCCATCGGTGATCTCAACAGATCTCGAAGATCATAAAGAGATCAATTATAGTACCCAACCTATCGTCGTCACCGCTGGTGTTCGGTCCAAACAAAGGGTCCCTTGGTCCTCAGGTCTCTGTGACTGCTTGTCTGACCGCCGAACCT GTTGCCGGACGTTCTGGTGCCCATGCGTCACGTTTGGACAGATTGCTGAAATTGTAGATAAAGGATCATCAT CTTGTGGAGTGAATGGAGCTCTTTATACACTAATAAGTTGCGTGACATGTTGCTGTTGTTGGTATTCGTGCTTCTATCGAGCCAAAATGAGGCAGCAACATTCGTTGAAGGAGGACCCTTGTAGGGACTGTCTGGTCCATTTATGTTGCGAGTGTTGTGCCTTGTGTCAAGAGTACCGAGAGCTTACAACCCGAGGATATGACCTTTCAATCG GATGGCATGGGAATATGGAGAAGAAGAATAGGAAGTTGGAGATGGCTGAGATTACGGCACCAATGGTGGAAGAAGGCATGAATCGATAG
- the LOC119995348 gene encoding cell number regulator 10-like, translated as MASMNTNAYDEKYSGSPIVTGVPVGSPNYTNNGQIPGHHHQPGLHGAWSSGLCDCSSDIPNCCLTCCCPCITFGRIAEIVDQGSTSCLTSGGIYGLITWFTGCCATYIYIIHYTHLD; from the exons ATGGCCTCAATGAACACAAATGCTTATGATGAAAAGTATTCCGGCTCCCCAATCGTGACCGGAGTTCCAGTGGGAAGCCCAAATTACACTAACAACGGCCAGATTCCAGGTCATCATCATCAGCCTGGACTTCATGGGGCTTGGTCTTCTGGTTTATGTGATTGCTCTTCCGATATTCCAAATT GTTGCTTAACATGTTGCTGCCCCTGCATCACCTTTGGTCGAATTGCTGAGATTGTAGATCAAGGATCAACAT CTTGTCTTACAAGTGGAGGTATATATGGCCTAATTACTTGGTTCACTGGTTGTTgtgctacatatatatatataatacactaCACACACTTAGATTGA